In the Lepidochelys kempii isolate rLepKem1 chromosome 3, rLepKem1.hap2, whole genome shotgun sequence genome, one interval contains:
- the SIX2 gene encoding homeobox protein SIX2 isoform X2 translates to MSMLPTFGFTQEQVACVCEVLQQGGNIERLGRFLWSLPACEHLHKNESVLKAKAVVAFHRGNFRELYKILESHQFSAHNHPKLQQLWLKAHYIEAEKLRGRPLGAVGKYRVRRKFPLPRSIWDGEETSYCFKEKSRSVLREWYAHNPYPSPREKRELAEATGLTTTQVSNWFKNRRQRDRAAEAKERENNENSNSNSHNPLSASMNGNKTVLGSSEDEKTPSGTPDHTSSSPALLLNSNPGLQSLHGLGHPQGPSAIPVPSADPMHHHSLQDSILNPMSSNLVDLGS, encoded by the exons ATGTCGATGCTGCCCACTTTTGGATTCACCCAAGAGCAAGTGGCCTGCGTCTGCGAAGTGCTCCAGCAGGGGGGCAACATAGAAAGGCTGGGGCGGTTCCTCTGGTCCCTACCTGCCTGCGAGCACCTCCACAAGAACGAGAGCGTCCTCAAGGCCAAGGCCGTGGTGGCTTTCCACCGGGGCAACTTCCGCGAGCTCTACAAGATCCTGGAGAGCCACCAGTTCTCCGCTCACAACCACCCCAAGCTCCAGCAGCTCTGGCTCAAGGCGCACTACATCGAGGCGGAGAAGCTGCGGGGGCGACCCCTAGGGGCAGTGGGCAAGTACCGGGTCCGCAGAaagttccccctgccccgctccatCTGGGACGGCGAGGAAACCAGCTACTGCTTTAAGGAGAAGAGCCGGAGCGTGCTGCGGGAATGGTATGCCCACAACCCCTACCCGTCCCCTCGGGAGAAGAGGGAGCTGGCCGAGGCGACCGGGCTCACCACCACCCAAGTCAGCAACTGGTTTAAAAACAGGAGGCAACGCGACCGTGCTGCCGAGGCCAAGGAAAG GGAAAACAACGAGAATTCCAACTCCAACAGCCACAATCCGCTCTCAGCCTCAATGAACGGGAATAAGACAGTTTTGGGCAGCTCAGAAGACGAGAAGACGCCGTCAGGGACCCCTGATCACACTTCTTCCAGCCCAGCTTTACTGCTCAATTCGAACCCAGGCCTACAGTCGCTCCATGGCTTGGGTCACCCCCAAGGTCCTAGCGCCATTCCGGTACCCAGTGCGGACCCTATGCACCATCATAGTTTGCAGGACTCCATTCTCAACCCCATGTCCTCCAACTTGGTCGACCTTGGGTCTTAA
- the SIX2 gene encoding homeobox protein SIX2 isoform X1 — protein MSMLPTFGFTQEQVACVCEVLQQGGNIERLGRFLWSLPACEHLHKNESVLKAKAVVAFHRGNFRELYKILESHQFSAHNHPKLQQLWLKAHYIEAEKLRGRPLGAVGKYRVRRKFPLPRSIWDGEETSYCFKEKSRSVLREWYAHNPYPSPREKRELAEATGLTTTQVSNWFKNRRQRDRAAEAKERYEENNENSNSNSHNPLSASMNGNKTVLGSSEDEKTPSGTPDHTSSSPALLLNSNPGLQSLHGLGHPQGPSAIPVPSADPMHHHSLQDSILNPMSSNLVDLGS, from the exons ATGTCGATGCTGCCCACTTTTGGATTCACCCAAGAGCAAGTGGCCTGCGTCTGCGAAGTGCTCCAGCAGGGGGGCAACATAGAAAGGCTGGGGCGGTTCCTCTGGTCCCTACCTGCCTGCGAGCACCTCCACAAGAACGAGAGCGTCCTCAAGGCCAAGGCCGTGGTGGCTTTCCACCGGGGCAACTTCCGCGAGCTCTACAAGATCCTGGAGAGCCACCAGTTCTCCGCTCACAACCACCCCAAGCTCCAGCAGCTCTGGCTCAAGGCGCACTACATCGAGGCGGAGAAGCTGCGGGGGCGACCCCTAGGGGCAGTGGGCAAGTACCGGGTCCGCAGAaagttccccctgccccgctccatCTGGGACGGCGAGGAAACCAGCTACTGCTTTAAGGAGAAGAGCCGGAGCGTGCTGCGGGAATGGTATGCCCACAACCCCTACCCGTCCCCTCGGGAGAAGAGGGAGCTGGCCGAGGCGACCGGGCTCACCACCACCCAAGTCAGCAACTGGTTTAAAAACAGGAGGCAACGCGACCGTGCTGCCGAGGCCAAGGAAAGGTACGA GGAAAACAACGAGAATTCCAACTCCAACAGCCACAATCCGCTCTCAGCCTCAATGAACGGGAATAAGACAGTTTTGGGCAGCTCAGAAGACGAGAAGACGCCGTCAGGGACCCCTGATCACACTTCTTCCAGCCCAGCTTTACTGCTCAATTCGAACCCAGGCCTACAGTCGCTCCATGGCTTGGGTCACCCCCAAGGTCCTAGCGCCATTCCGGTACCCAGTGCGGACCCTATGCACCATCATAGTTTGCAGGACTCCATTCTCAACCCCATGTCCTCCAACTTGGTCGACCTTGGGTCTTAA